The sequence TGTGCGATTAAGAAATACTGTAACTGTTACATTGAATGGATTGTATCCGAGGAAAATATACTTCCGTAAACCATTTCGCCTGTTCTTGTGGTACTCATTTCTTAATATTTTTGCTTAAAAATCTAGACTTTGATCTCGGGATCTTTCATGATTTCCAGCGTGTCTAGAAAGCTTATGATTTCCAGCATAAGCTTGGTCACAAAGTCTCAACTCACAAAATGTACAAGTAATGCTCTCCATAATGTAGTGGACCGTCTACCCATTAGGCCGTAACCGTTGGTCAAATCTGTACTGGTTGTGGCGAGAACCACACCAACTTAGGCAGCCAGTCTCTTTAAAATGCACATGACACACCACATCCTCATGCATGGGCTCACATGAGTACATGATCCTCTGATATGTACCCTTACACCCACTCAGATGACAGTCAGTGCATCTATTATGGCCTCCAAATAGGAGGAAACTCGTGTAAAAGTTTCGGCCACCTTGAAAATTATAAAAGTTTAACAGAAACAGATATCGAGGCCCCCCCAGTAGAGTACCCCCTTGGAATCGAAGAATTACAGTTTGCAAAATCTTTCTCCAAGTGACCATCCTCTCTGTGTTCCTCCAGCCTTGTTGTCTTAAGATCTCCGCGACCAAACATGTCACACTTGCCTCCAGTATTCACCCCTGTGCAGCCAGGAATTAGGATCCATTTGCAAAACCGACAGACAATCTTAGATCAGGCTCCATGCCCGCAGATGGTGCTTTCAAAGATTAGCAACTAATTTACCAACAAAACTTACATTCAAGTGTACGACTCAGTGACAGAAAGATTAGTGAATTCTCATTCAAGCAAACTCAGATTTGCTGCCAAACAAAAGAATGCTTCTCCAGGAAAAGAAAAAGGCGAGACTATAATATGCACAGAACAAAAGGGTGATATAGTAAAACATAAAATGGATACACATACAGGAGGCATATAGAGAAGTCTGATTTCCTACTTAATTCACTTTCATAATACTTCtttcaaaaagaacaaaaacaagtttcCTAGCAAGCACATTCATGTAAAATGCGTACAGGCAATAAACCCTGACATGCGCCCTTAACGCAAATTCCTGTGAATATAAGACTTTCAGCTAACCGTCTCCCATTATCCTTAAGTCTATAATTCTGTCATCTTGCCCAACATAAGTACGTGAGTTGAGTGAATATAAACTCGTTAAATAACTCGCTGGTACGCACAATCCACAAATACCAGGAATCGTCACAGTTTTAGCTCTATCATGTCTCAGGTTAtataaaatgaaacaaaataaatTTGCCAACAAAAGTTCACCATTCTCGAATGCGTATACCAGAAAATTACCCATAAAAGGATAGTCTACATGCAACGCATGAGTCGTGAAAAGTATAGACCAAGATTCTTTCACACCATGTTCCCGCATTACCCATAAATCAACCTGCCCATTACTAGAGTGTCGGAGAATTAAACAGAGACACCCATCTAAAACCCCAATTTCTCGTCCTACAGAAAAATCCTGATTATTCACAGCTGCTGGAAAAGTCAACTCATAAAATCTCTCATCACAAATATCAAAGGAAACAATAACATCAGGACATAGTTGTACAAAACTTTTGGCTCCTGCCTTGCCTAACCAGTGAAGAGATCCATGAACAATAATACCCGAACGCATAGTATTACACGTAACATAGTAAGGTATGAGTTCATGAGTGCTCCACGAGTTTAATCCTAGATTATAAACCTGAACTCCGGACCTAGTTGAGTCTCCATCAAAGCCCACAACTTTAATCAACTTAAAATCATCAATCTTAGAATCATACCAGAGCCCATAAGCAATTCTATATATTTCGGGTACTAGGTCGGATGGAAACTGATTCTTCGGCGATCTGGGTACTTTCTTATATTCTTTAGTAGTTGGATTCCAAATACAAATGGTACTCTCATCATGACACTCACCAGCACGAATGCATAGTAAACCATTAGAAGAACCCAAAATCTCAACATGACCTTTAGATTCGAATGGGTAACATAATTTGTCAATACTCTTTATCTCACACTCAGATGCTGACATATTCAAAGAGTAGATAAGTTGTTTACTGTTGACATATTCTCTGAGAATGGTATTTGGATAGTTCTTCTCAACAGCAAGATCATAATGAGTTTTAACAAAATTACGATTGG comes from Papaver somniferum cultivar HN1 chromosome 7, ASM357369v1, whole genome shotgun sequence and encodes:
- the LOC113296609 gene encoding F-box protein CPR1-like isoform X2, translated to MSSIPVPEDILINILLRLPFKSISLCRCVCKFWRTLLSNRNFVKTHYDLAVEKNYPNTILREYVNSKQLIYSLNMSASECEIKSIDKLCYPFESKGHVEILGSSNGLLCIRAGECHDESTICIWNPTTKEYKKVPRSPKNQFPSDLVPEIYRIAYGLWYDSKIDDFKLIKVVGFDGDSTRSGVQVYNLGLNSWSTHELIPYYVTCNTMRSGIIVHGSLHWLGKAGAKSFVQLCPDVIVSFDICDERFYELTFPAAVNNQDFSVGREIGVLDGCLCLILRHSSNGQVDLWVMREHGVKESWSILFTTHALHVDYPFMGVNTGGKCDMFGRGDLKTTRLEEHREDGHLEKDFANCNSSIPRGYSTGGASISVSVKLL
- the LOC113296609 gene encoding F-box protein CPR1-like isoform X1; its protein translation is MSSIPVPEDILINILLRLPFKSISLCRCVCKFWRTLLSNRNFVKTHYDLAVEKNYPNTILREYVNSKQLIYSLNMSASECEIKSIDKLCYPFESKGHVEILGSSNGLLCIRAGECHDESTICIWNPTTKEYKKVPRSPKNQFPSDLVPEIYRIAYGLWYDSKIDDFKLIKVVGFDGDSTRSGVQVYNLGLNSWSTHELIPYYVTCNTMRSGIIVHGSLHWLGKAGAKSFVQLCPDVIVSFDICDERFYELTFPAAVNNQDFSVGREIGVLDGCLCLILRHSSNGQVDLWVMREHGVKESWSILFTTHALHVDYPFMGNFLVYAFENGELLLANLFCFILYNLRHDRAKTVTIPGICGLCVPASYLTSLYSLNSRTYVGQDDRIIDLRIMGDG